A region from the Mycoplasmopsis phocirhinis genome encodes:
- a CDS encoding variable surface lipoprotein — protein sequence MKKTFKLTLTLSAIGSLTSIPFIAAACGPKNDVKKPDNMPKTDSQQEINQLNELKTNAKNEINALSDLNQEQKTNFSSQIDSATNQNSINSIKVQAKSLNELNAYKITVNSSIDEFKNLTAEEKTSFRKQVNMGSTKEMIDTQLNEASTKNNSNLATSKTENSTKVDGLIWLTSEQKASAKNDINAQTSINEVKVQFEKANQLNTQQTKIILDLEKLIPTLKFKKVRDRYKPKYVPADQSKANKFTYVQFAIEGYETQQKVSWLLQYIKRYGTDKNLNDLKKVFKNFVNSLYNGNINNPELYFTSHYLLFELKPVSGFTPALRYGDQSKYDNNSFDDLWTPAPVLGGIRKSYATPANSGVNIEPKDLMVREHQIGSEIGLVNSLEFLIKARDWDSIKDSPYGMPPGSPEYQITGLRKNYQTPYGPANPTTSTENTESAQ from the coding sequence ATGAAAAAAACTTTTAAACTGACATTAACATTATCAGCCATTGGTTCACTGACTAGTATTCCTTTTATTGCGGCTGCATGTGGGCCTAAAAATGATGTAAAAAAACCGGATAATATGCCAAAAACTGATTCACAACAAGAAATCAATCAGTTAAACGAGTTAAAAACAAATGCTAAAAATGAAATAAACGCATTAAGCGATCTAAATCAAGAACAAAAAACAAATTTTAGTTCTCAAATAGATTCAGCAACAAACCAAAATAGTATAAATTCTATAAAAGTCCAAGCAAAAAGTTTGAATGAATTAAATGCTTATAAAATAACCGTTAACTCTTCAATAGATGAATTCAAAAATTTAACTGCAGAAGAAAAAACAAGTTTTCGCAAACAAGTAAATATGGGTTCAACTAAAGAAATGATAGACACCCAATTAAATGAAGCAAGTACTAAAAACAATAGTAATTTAGCAACATCTAAAACTGAAAATTCTACAAAAGTAGATGGGTTGATTTGATTAACTAGCGAACAAAAAGCTAGCGCTAAAAATGATATAAATGCTCAAACAAGCATCAACGAAGTTAAAGTTCAATTCGAAAAAGCAAATCAATTAAACACTCAACAGACAAAAATAATTTTGGATTTAGAAAAATTGATTCCAACTTTAAAATTTAAAAAAGTTAGAGATAGATATAAGCCAAAGTATGTGCCAGCAGATCAGAGCAAAGCCAATAAATTCACCTATGTTCAATTTGCTATTGAAGGCTATGAAACTCAACAAAAAGTATCATGGTTATTACAATATATCAAAAGATATGGTACTGATAAGAATCTTAATGATTTAAAAAAGGTATTCAAAAATTTTGTTAATTCATTATATAATGGAAACATTAATAACCCCGAATTGTATTTTACTTCACACTATTTATTATTTGAATTAAAACCTGTAAGTGGTTTTACACCGGCCTTAAGATATGGTGACCAAAGTAAATACGATAATAACTCATTTGATGATTTATGAACTCCTGCTCCTGTTTTAGGTGGAATTAGAAAATCATATGCTACACCAGCAAATAGTGGTGTAAATATAGAACCAAAAGATTTAATGGTTAGAGAACACCAAATTGGTTCTGAAATAGGTTTAGTTAATTCACTAGAATTTTTAATTAAAGCTCGTGATTGAGATTCAATTAAAGATTCGCCATATGGTATGCCTCCAGGTTCGCCTGAATACCAAATAACAGGCTTACGTAAAAACTATCAAACACCATATGGCCCAGCAAATCCCACAACCAGTACCGAAAATACTGAATCAGCACAATAA
- a CDS encoding FAD-dependent oxidoreductase produces MKILVVGANHAGTSFMRTLKTVNKDAEIVAYDRNTNTSFLGCGIAVWVAGEFDEPGGLFYSSPEILTNDYGVNLKTNHEVVAIDRDKKEVTVVELATGKKFTDTYDKLIFAGGTWPIEPNLKGINYKNIVLSKLYQHAQDLIEYANNNDFKDVVIVGAGYIGVELVEAFHIKGKNVRLIDVNTRVASNYFGSEFTDIMEDNMRKEGVKLSLGEKVVEFRSADGVNVSTVVTDKGEYRADLVVMCIGFKPRTDALEGVEKLPNGAIVVDEFQRSLSDENIYAIGDSCALKHVVTNDSRHVALATNAVKSGLVAALHIAGLNIPFPGVAGTNAINVFDCHYAGTGLTEEMAKRNGFENATSVHFEDMDRPEFMSQAEKVAITVVYDKETLKLLGVQLGSWGTTVHAETVYMFALAIQKGLTLPEIALTDVFFLPHFNKPFNFFLVAMLKALGLNYKK; encoded by the coding sequence ATGAAAATATTAGTAGTAGGTGCTAACCACGCTGGTACCTCATTTATGAGAACACTAAAAACAGTTAATAAAGATGCTGAAATTGTTGCTTATGATAGAAATACAAACACATCATTTTTAGGTTGTGGAATTGCAGTTTGAGTTGCCGGAGAATTCGATGAACCTGGTGGACTATTTTACTCTTCGCCAGAAATATTAACAAATGATTATGGTGTTAATTTAAAAACCAACCACGAAGTCGTTGCAATTGATAGAGATAAAAAAGAAGTTACAGTAGTAGAATTAGCAACAGGCAAAAAATTCACAGATACATATGATAAATTAATTTTTGCAGGTGGTACATGACCAATTGAACCTAATCTTAAAGGTATTAATTACAAAAATATAGTTTTATCAAAACTATACCAACACGCCCAAGATTTAATTGAATATGCTAATAATAACGATTTTAAAGATGTTGTTATTGTAGGTGCAGGTTACATTGGTGTTGAATTAGTTGAAGCATTTCACATTAAAGGTAAAAATGTTAGATTAATTGACGTTAATACTAGAGTTGCAAGTAATTACTTTGGTAGCGAATTTACCGATATTATGGAAGATAATATGCGCAAAGAAGGAGTTAAACTTTCTTTAGGCGAAAAAGTAGTTGAATTTAGATCGGCTGATGGAGTAAATGTTTCAACTGTAGTTACAGATAAAGGTGAATATAGAGCCGATTTAGTTGTGATGTGTATCGGTTTTAAACCAAGAACTGATGCTCTTGAAGGTGTTGAAAAATTACCAAACGGTGCGATTGTGGTCGATGAATTCCAAAGATCACTTTCAGACGAAAATATTTACGCAATTGGTGATTCATGTGCTTTAAAACATGTAGTAACAAATGATAGTAGACATGTAGCTTTAGCTACTAACGCGGTAAAATCAGGTTTAGTAGCTGCATTACATATAGCTGGTTTAAACATTCCGTTCCCAGGTGTAGCAGGCACAAATGCAATTAATGTTTTTGATTGTCATTACGCCGGAACCGGTTTAACCGAAGAAATGGCTAAAAGAAATGGTTTTGAAAACGCAACATCAGTTCATTTTGAAGATATGGATAGACCAGAATTTATGAGTCAAGCTGAAAAAGTTGCAATTACAGTAGTATACGATAAAGAAACATTAAAACTTTTAGGAGTTCAATTAGGTTCATGAGGTACAACAGTTCACGCTGAAACTGTATATATGTTCGCGTTAGCAATTCAAAAAGGTTTAACTTTACCTGAAATTGCTCTTACCGATGTTTTCTTCTTGCCTCATTTCAATAAACCATTTAACTTCTTCCTAGTTGCAATGCTTAAAGCATTAGGTTTAAACTACAAAAAATAA
- a CDS encoding MAG0920 family protein encodes MNFNILQQNIIWGSISFFLTVILILIYILIFSYSWREIISKKGLSRVFLRNQIKVNQTFFKLFFKKQKRLLIFFIISLICLIPVFSINFVFVVLIQFNSDFILNYLYVFMISGFGIIFSFVWIIIFLHASVKMLNIGKEIKNWHAKNQDNNWILFEKMNVDANKNIYNEFDNSKHLIFNIFLPLKYRFYSHTGEINFVYRHWKRRILKFKHFDDELYYFLIFNYDDIPLNNTLYKLEDYAYILQNKNKLLNNKN; translated from the coding sequence ATGAATTTTAATATACTGCAACAAAATATTATTTGAGGTTCTATTTCGTTTTTTTTAACTGTTATTTTAATATTAATATATATTTTAATATTTTCATATTCTTGGAGAGAAATTATTAGCAAAAAAGGATTAAGTCGCGTTTTCTTGCGTAACCAAATAAAAGTAAATCAAACATTTTTTAAGTTATTTTTTAAAAAACAAAAAAGATTGTTGATTTTCTTCATTATTTCATTAATTTGTTTAATACCTGTATTTAGTATTAATTTTGTCTTTGTTGTTTTAATCCAATTTAATAGTGATTTTATTCTTAATTATTTATATGTTTTTATGATTTCGGGTTTTGGAATTATATTTAGTTTTGTTTGAATAATAATATTTTTGCACGCAAGTGTTAAAATGCTTAATATTGGCAAAGAAATTAAAAATTGACACGCAAAAAATCAAGACAATAACTGAATCTTATTTGAAAAAATGAATGTTGATGCAAACAAAAATATTTATAATGAATTTGATAATTCTAAACATCTTATTTTTAATATTTTTTTACCACTAAAGTATAGATTTTATTCACATACAGGTGAAATTAATTTCGTCTATCGTCATTGAAAACGAAGAATTTTAAAATTTAAACACTTTGATGATGAATTATATTATTTTTTAATTTTTAACTATGACGATATACCTCTTAATAATACTTTATATAAATTAGAAGACTATGCATATATATTGCAAAATAAAAATAAATTGTTGAATAACAAAAACTAA
- the argS gene encoding arginine--tRNA ligase: MTKDEIKELLLIKLKQIATQLNLSRDVVLIEPKNHGDLTTNMAMGNKGWNPLDLAQQIVHQISKYQDELQILNIEIAGQGFINFFIKKTSFVTEINQILHLGQNYGKGNKSGNINIEWVSANPTGFMHVGHARNAAIGSTIANICEFSGLNVTREYYINDAGNQINLLAQSIYARYQQLFNPQFSMPDDAYKGDDIIWAAKQFQIKYGNKYENVKLENEILNVFKKQGVELFLEQIKLDLARFNVYFDKYFSEKSLYQNNNEQINKTISQLQNTYYQDGALWLKTTLDGDDKDRVLIKSDGSYTYFLPDIAYHNLKFNSNGVNHTILNIWGADHSGYIKRMHSAMKNLGNNSDKLIILCMQLVRLIKNGEEFKMSKRRGTSFWLREFIDLVGSDSARFILLDRSTNTKLDFDIDLATTKTNDNPAFLVQYANARARALLQKANANKFNLVAQNYNNPADYKLISTLLEFPQIINKSVEKLVTNLLTQYAIKLAKEFNSWYSNTEKIIDKQDKLSALALVKAVNIVLENAMRLLGISIPDKI; encoded by the coding sequence ATGACAAAAGATGAAATTAAAGAATTATTGTTAATTAAATTAAAACAAATTGCAACTCAATTAAATTTAAGTCGTGATGTGGTTTTGATTGAGCCTAAAAATCATGGAGATTTAACCACTAATATGGCTATGGGTAATAAAGGTTGAAATCCACTAGATTTAGCCCAACAAATAGTTCATCAAATTAGTAAATACCAAGATGAACTACAAATTTTAAATATTGAAATTGCCGGTCAAGGTTTTATTAATTTTTTCATTAAAAAAACTTCTTTTGTGACTGAAATAAATCAAATTTTGCATTTAGGTCAAAATTATGGCAAAGGAAACAAAAGTGGCAACATTAATATAGAATGAGTTTCAGCTAATCCAACTGGTTTTATGCATGTAGGGCACGCTCGTAATGCAGCGATAGGTTCAACTATTGCTAATATTTGTGAATTTAGTGGCTTAAACGTAACTAGAGAATATTACATTAATGACGCTGGTAATCAAATTAATTTATTAGCTCAAAGCATTTATGCTCGCTACCAACAACTTTTTAATCCGCAATTTTCAATGCCTGATGACGCTTATAAAGGTGATGATATAATTTGAGCAGCAAAACAATTTCAAATTAAATATGGCAATAAATATGAAAATGTTAAATTAGAAAATGAAATTTTAAATGTTTTTAAAAAGCAAGGAGTAGAGTTATTTTTAGAGCAAATCAAATTAGATTTAGCACGATTTAATGTTTATTTTGATAAATATTTTAGCGAAAAATCACTTTATCAAAATAATAATGAACAAATCAATAAAACTATTAGTCAATTACAAAATACATATTATCAAGACGGTGCCTTATGATTAAAAACGACTTTAGATGGCGATGATAAAGATCGGGTTTTAATTAAAAGTGATGGTAGTTATACCTATTTTTTACCTGATATTGCCTATCATAATCTAAAATTTAATTCAAATGGTGTCAATCATACTATTCTTAATATTTGAGGTGCCGATCACTCCGGATATATTAAAAGAATGCACTCAGCTATGAAAAATCTGGGTAATAACAGTGATAAATTAATAATTTTATGTATGCAATTAGTCCGTTTAATTAAAAATGGCGAAGAATTTAAAATGTCAAAAAGACGCGGGACAAGTTTTTGGCTACGTGAATTTATTGATTTAGTCGGTAGCGATTCGGCAAGATTCATCTTGTTAGATCGAAGCACAAACACTAAACTAGATTTTGATATTGATTTAGCCACAACTAAAACTAACGACAATCCCGCATTTTTGGTCCAGTATGCTAACGCCCGTGCACGTGCTTTACTCCAAAAAGCTAATGCAAATAAATTTAATTTAGTAGCTCAAAATTATAATAATCCAGCTGATTATAAACTAATCTCAACTTTATTAGAATTTCCTCAAATTATAAATAAATCAGTTGAAAAATTAGTAACTAATTTATTAACTCAATACGCAATTAAATTAGCCAAAGAATTTAATTCATGATATTCAAATACTGAAAAAATAATTGATAAACAAGATAAATTAAGTGCGCTAGCTTTAGTTAAAGCGGTTAATATTGTGTTAGAAAACGCAATGAGATTGTTAGGTATTTCAATACCAGATAAAATTTAA
- the rpsO gene encoding 30S ribosomal protein S15 → MITKEQKAQLVAKYGKNAKDTGNSFVQIAILTAEIEDLKQHFANNPKDNHSRRGFLAKIAKRRVLLANLKADNFDLYSKALTELNLRK, encoded by the coding sequence ATGATTACAAAAGAACAAAAAGCACAATTAGTTGCTAAATACGGCAAAAACGCTAAAGATACAGGAAATTCGTTTGTTCAAATAGCTATTTTAACAGCTGAAATCGAAGATTTAAAACAACACTTCGCAAACAACCCAAAAGACAACCACTCACGTCGTGGATTTTTGGCAAAAATTGCAAAACGTCGTGTATTATTGGCTAATTTAAAAGCTGATAACTTTGACTTATATTCAAAAGCTTTAACTGAATTGAATTTAAGAAAATAA
- a CDS encoding amino acid permease, translating into MENKIVKRKIGFISVMLIAVGSAIGAGIFFKAQSVLTNSRSSLALAIFSWILAVFALITMALAIIEVASAQKDNLSFVGWNRIFNPRWVHKASKNFVIYLMTPLIFFALPLYAILFLQTGLGVLRGTGGGIFTFGTDVDWLIWLFILMGIKIYFILVSGLNAKIGSIHNIFFIVTKFIPIVLVIVIGIVAVAQGYGQDVKLNLQPTDFDIKSGSPIVKYGSFGVILGVFLSIGSIFFAYDGFYVAAGLQSEMKQPKKTGLALSMGILAITIIYVSIAISMSLSGGGLFGFDVLMKKVLGSNAGRILYGILTISVCLAILGIVNGYAMWIPRYVESLLAIGELAFWDKYINKLNPHNPKIGAIYTIIIVSTTSIIFTIIGALLYKNADIGYYAFSNDAAHTMANLYTFTDIVSNWITVFGFVFIGASIIGAYINRKTNKISVNKVKGFKFFAISALIFITLALGVQIFQPIIDLFLLIGFDRKQFPDAFSNLLVARMMIVLMLIIFIVAIFTITPIEDYLHKRKFGSIQKYNEYKQKILTNK; encoded by the coding sequence ATGGAAAATAAAATAGTAAAACGAAAAATCGGTTTCATTTCCGTCATGCTAATTGCTGTTGGAAGTGCTATCGGTGCTGGAATTTTTTTTAAGGCTCAAAGTGTTTTAACTAACTCGCGTTCATCGCTTGCTCTAGCTATATTTTCCTGAATTTTAGCTGTATTTGCTTTAATTACCATGGCTTTAGCCATAATTGAAGTTGCAAGTGCTCAAAAAGATAATTTATCTTTTGTGGGTTGAAACCGGATTTTTAACCCAAGATGAGTACATAAAGCAAGTAAAAACTTTGTTATTTATTTAATGACACCATTAATCTTTTTTGCTCTACCTTTATATGCAATTTTATTTTTACAGACAGGTTTAGGAGTATTAAGAGGTACTGGTGGGGGTATTTTTACCTTCGGGACTGATGTTGATTGATTAATATGATTATTTATATTAATGGGTATTAAGATTTATTTCATTTTAGTTTCAGGTTTAAATGCCAAAATAGGTAGCATTCACAATATCTTTTTTATTGTTACTAAATTCATTCCGATTGTTTTAGTTATTGTAATTGGTATTGTGGCTGTTGCTCAAGGATACGGTCAAGATGTTAAATTAAATCTACAGCCAACTGATTTTGATATTAAATCTGGTTCGCCAATTGTTAAATATGGTTCGTTTGGTGTTATTTTAGGTGTATTTTTATCAATAGGTTCAATCTTTTTTGCATACGATGGCTTTTATGTAGCTGCTGGTTTGCAAAGTGAAATGAAACAACCTAAAAAAACTGGCTTAGCCTTATCAATGGGTATTTTAGCAATCACAATAATTTATGTTTCGATTGCGATATCAATGTCGTTGAGTGGTGGTGGTTTATTTGGTTTTGATGTTCTAATGAAAAAAGTGTTAGGTTCTAATGCTGGTCGCATTCTTTATGGAATTTTAACTATTTCAGTTTGTTTAGCAATTTTAGGAATTGTAAACGGCTATGCGATGTGAATTCCTAGATATGTAGAATCGCTACTAGCGATTGGTGAATTAGCATTTTGAGACAAATATATTAATAAATTAAATCCACATAATCCAAAAATAGGAGCTATTTATACAATAATTATTGTTTCAACAACGAGCATAATTTTCACAATTATTGGAGCATTATTGTATAAAAATGCTGATATTGGTTATTATGCATTTAGCAATGATGCTGCTCATACAATGGCTAATTTATACACATTTACTGATATTGTATCAAACTGAATTACTGTGTTTGGTTTTGTTTTTATAGGAGCAAGTATTATTGGTGCTTATATTAACCGTAAAACTAACAAAATTAGTGTTAATAAAGTTAAAGGATTTAAATTCTTTGCCATAAGTGCCTTAATTTTTATTACTTTAGCTCTTGGAGTACAAATTTTTCAACCTATTATTGATTTATTCTTATTAATTGGTTTTGATAGAAAACAATTCCCTGATGCATTCAGTAATTTATTGGTCGCTAGAATGATGATAGTATTAATGTTAATTATTTTTATTGTTGCGATATTTACTATCACCCCGATTGAAGATTATTTACACAAACGCAAATTTGGTTCAATCCAAAAATATAACGAATATAAACAAAAAATTTTAACTAATAAATAG
- a CDS encoding Na/Pi cotransporter family protein, which produces MQFTSISIAIIFALASLGLFIFSTKKLSNSLKILGDSKFKQILLYISKNNFISLLIGTLLTTLIQSSDGAVALIMSLLAARFINLRSAIAFLLGANIGTATTSLIVSFQANFAFTEYFILLIFVGVFGTLIFKKTSLINLFTILISIGMIFFSLKIMSSAAKEIVKSEFFVNAVKFVGINPWSSFLFSFILTGILQSSSASITLYQIMYTSSQNLLNLNSAIGLIFGANVGTTLTGLIIAYSSKNINSKKIAIVWGITNLSISILLLFFLSPLGYYADFINLIISPKNKSLQLSIAHLFFNLILVSIFIWLIKPLENLVNKITRDKFNRREYEIILPHELINQNTYLAIKASQKAIQIQSKIALKGFNLLNAYIQNIDKNKIDEFDNLAHIVDTSRHEIYKYLIKINTKKMSKYDSKLHLSLVLSSQSIAKIMHLGTKIIAELKFLIKTHKHSKTNLVQLILHEIKDLINIIQSLIENVSKQLQNYSQQQSSLISKLKENVDSLSFEFLNLYIDKLKNNTVINYDFDYSRLLRSIERIAHHCLRIDKYMQNTI; this is translated from the coding sequence ATGCAATTTACTAGTATCTCTATTGCGATTATTTTTGCCCTAGCAAGTCTTGGTTTGTTTATTTTTTCAACTAAAAAACTTTCTAATTCATTAAAAATTTTAGGAGATAGCAAATTTAAACAAATTTTGCTTTATATTTCTAAAAATAATTTTATTTCGCTACTTATAGGTACTTTACTAACAACTCTAATTCAATCTTCGGATGGGGCGGTTGCTTTAATTATGAGTTTATTAGCCGCTCGCTTTATTAATTTACGTAGTGCTATTGCTTTTTTATTAGGAGCTAATATTGGTACAGCTACAACATCTTTAATAGTTTCGTTTCAAGCAAATTTTGCTTTCACCGAATATTTTATTTTATTAATTTTTGTAGGTGTTTTTGGCACATTAATCTTTAAAAAAACCAGTCTTATAAATTTATTCACTATTTTAATTTCCATTGGAATGATTTTCTTTTCTTTAAAAATTATGTCTTCAGCTGCCAAAGAAATAGTTAAAAGTGAATTTTTTGTTAATGCTGTTAAATTTGTTGGTATAAATCCATGAAGTTCGTTTTTATTTTCGTTTATTCTAACTGGCATTTTACAATCTTCAAGTGCATCAATAACTTTGTATCAAATTATGTACACTAGTTCGCAAAATTTGTTGAATTTGAATTCTGCTATTGGCTTAATTTTTGGAGCAAATGTTGGTACCACACTCACAGGTTTAATTATTGCGTATAGCTCCAAAAATATTAATTCCAAAAAAATTGCAATTGTTTGAGGCATAACAAATTTATCAATCTCAATTTTATTGTTATTTTTTTTAAGTCCATTAGGTTATTATGCTGATTTTATAAATTTGATTATTTCGCCAAAAAATAAATCTTTACAACTTTCAATTGCTCATTTATTTTTTAACCTTATTTTGGTAAGTATTTTTATTTGATTAATTAAACCTCTTGAAAATTTAGTTAACAAAATCACTCGCGATAAGTTTAATAGGCGTGAATATGAAATTATACTTCCACATGAATTAATTAACCAAAATACTTATTTAGCAATTAAAGCCAGCCAAAAAGCAATTCAAATCCAATCAAAAATTGCGCTCAAAGGTTTTAACTTATTAAATGCATATATTCAAAACATTGATAAAAATAAAATTGATGAATTTGATAATTTGGCTCATATTGTAGATACATCACGACACGAAATCTATAAATATTTGATAAAAATTAATACTAAAAAAATGTCTAAATATGATTCAAAATTACATTTATCGCTAGTTTTATCTTCACAATCAATTGCCAAAATAATGCATTTAGGTACAAAAATAATTGCTGAATTAAAATTTTTAATTAAAACACACAAACACTCAAAAACCAATTTAGTTCAATTGATTTTACATGAAATTAAAGATTTAATCAATATTATTCAATCGTTAATTGAAAACGTTTCTAAACAATTGCAAAATTATTCCCAACAACAAAGTTCGTTGATTTCAAAGTTAAAGGAAAATGTAGATTCATTGTCTTTTGAATTTTTAAATTTATATATTGATAAACTTAAAAACAATACAGTTATTAATTATGATTTTGATTACAGTAGATTGTTAAGAAGCATTGAAAGAATTGCTCATCATTGTTTAAGAATAGATAAATATATGCAAAACACAATTTAA
- the pgsA gene encoding CDP-diacylglycerol--glycerol-3-phosphate 3-phosphatidyltransferase gives MKTSKQIDKNLPNKLTLSRMFLMIPIILIMSLYISISSNLVFFSISNFWKLISQRILASLILLIFVIAMATDYLDGFLARKYNIVSVFGQIWDPIADKLITTSTLIFLTVASQNFIPFILVILFVVRDLIVDGARIVMKNYKIDISASKWGKIKTLITTFWIIAALIIMIIQPNFIFNSNPNINQIIRWAINIPLIIALGFSIFSGVLYVSKLNNYLKKK, from the coding sequence ATGAAAACAAGTAAACAAATTGATAAAAATTTACCAAATAAATTAACTTTGTCAAGAATGTTTTTAATGATACCTATAATTTTAATTATGAGTTTGTATATTAGTATTTCTTCAAATTTAGTATTTTTTTCAATTAGTAATTTTTGAAAACTTATTAGTCAAAGAATACTTGCTTCGTTAATTTTACTAATTTTTGTAATTGCAATGGCCACAGATTATTTGGATGGTTTTTTAGCACGAAAATATAATATTGTTAGCGTTTTTGGTCAAATATGAGACCCAATTGCAGATAAATTAATAACAACATCTACCTTAATCTTTTTAACTGTTGCATCACAAAATTTTATTCCTTTTATTTTAGTAATATTATTTGTTGTGCGTGATTTAATAGTTGATGGTGCTCGCATCGTAATGAAAAATTATAAAATTGATATTTCAGCCTCAAAATGGGGCAAAATTAAAACCTTAATCACAACATTTTGAATAATCGCCGCATTAATAATAATGATTATTCAACCTAATTTTATTTTTAATTCAAACCCTAATATCAATCAAATTATTCGTTGAGCGATTAATATTCCTTTAATTATCGCACTTGGTTTTAGTATTTTCTCGGGTGTTTTATATGTGTCTAAATTAAATAATTATCTTAAAAAAAAATAA
- a CDS encoding MHJ_0274 family protein: protein MPSNTIWIIFGVVIALLITFFIYSAVKDRLNKKKRKKRELMYKVNASSTKDLVVINLNLLYKKNQDLLKQFKPSVGEFKMSYIVDNARKYLLNLQTEADFKEYIVSNPDTKKLLQHYAKLRDTRSTTWNSLVESLNYLKEEMELIDKELNKETIEQVNTKIENFYNENK, encoded by the coding sequence ATGCCATCTAATACAATTTGGATAATTTTTGGAGTAGTAATCGCTTTATTAATAACTTTTTTTATCTATTCAGCAGTTAAAGACCGTTTAAATAAGAAAAAAAGAAAAAAAAGAGAATTAATGTATAAAGTTAATGCGTCATCCACAAAAGATTTAGTAGTAATAAATCTTAATTTGCTTTACAAAAAAAATCAAGATTTATTAAAACAATTCAAACCAAGTGTTGGTGAATTTAAAATGTCATATATTGTTGATAACGCTCGTAAATATCTTTTAAATTTACAAACAGAAGCAGATTTTAAAGAATATATAGTTTCAAATCCTGATACAAAAAAATTATTACAACACTATGCTAAATTAAGAGACACACGCTCAACTACTTGGAATAGTTTAGTTGAAAGTTTAAACTATCTTAAAGAAGAAATGGAACTAATTGATAAAGAATTAAATAAAGAAACTATTGAACAAGTAAACACAAAAATTGAGAATTTTTATAATGAAAACAAGTAA
- a CDS encoding MSC_0882 family membrane protein — protein MKFKPINDTSTIEMVKADTDLKIVSSKKTYDTQNQYSNRERSTIRTETNIKTINITLSFLIMFVSLFFIASSFFKIPPFNEKNYIGYVVVFSFCAFIFFALGIKNAIEKRAWKKAIELNGASRNMGDYALNNTFHIAYRSIILKNINLTWILVFILTYVGVITAVIYGLYNIGKVDFELDVFGGKIITNLDFAKWLDSAFGNTLLFCLISVLSMSALIVFYVIMRLVDKKRLSDLENYLGDRSVQIHEQIQKAKKDRNRAWGIAYAVLVILTILIPLALIVFAIWRAIRRKKVKLIK, from the coding sequence ATGAAATTTAAACCAATTAATGATACTTCAACTATAGAAATGGTTAAAGCTGATACCGATTTAAAAATTGTTTCGTCAAAAAAAACCTATGATACACAAAATCAATATTCAAATCGTGAAAGATCAACCATTAGAACTGAAACAAATATTAAAACGATTAATATTACTTTGTCCTTTTTAATTATGTTTGTATCATTATTTTTCATTGCTTCATCTTTTTTTAAAATTCCCCCTTTTAATGAAAAAAATTATATTGGTTATGTTGTAGTTTTTAGTTTTTGTGCTTTTATATTTTTTGCTCTTGGGATTAAAAATGCCATTGAAAAAAGAGCGTGAAAAAAAGCAATTGAACTTAATGGTGCGTCGCGAAATATGGGTGATTATGCTTTAAACAATACTTTTCATATTGCTTATCGTTCGATTATTTTAAAAAATATCAATTTAACTTGAATTTTAGTTTTTATACTCACTTATGTTGGTGTAATTACAGCTGTGATATACGGTTTATACAACATTGGCAAAGTTGATTTTGAACTTGATGTGTTTGGTGGAAAAATTATTACTAATTTAGATTTTGCCAAGTGACTAGATTCTGCTTTTGGTAATACTTTATTATTTTGTCTTATTTCAGTTTTATCAATGAGTGCGTTGATTGTTTTTTATGTAATAATGCGTTTAGTTGATAAAAAGAGATTGAGCGATTTAGAAAATTATTTAGGCGATAGAAGCGTTCAAATTCATGAACAGATTCAAAAGGCCAAAAAAGATAGAAACCGAGCCTGAGGAATTGCATATGCTGTTTTAGTTATTTTGACTATTCTAATTCCACTTGCTCTTATAGTTTTTGCGATTTGAAGAGCAATTAGACGCAAAAAAGTTAAATTAATTAAATAA